Below is a window of Gracilinanus agilis isolate LMUSP501 unplaced genomic scaffold, AgileGrace unplaced_scaffold19215, whole genome shotgun sequence DNA.
AAATGTAGGGCACTCTGCCAGCTCCCATTGGATGGTATTTTCCTTTGACTCACGTATCAGACCAGTGATGTGGCCCCCTATAAGTTTACTGGGTTAGTAGAGCAGCTTTCTAGATGGGTTGGTTTCAAATAACACGTGCCCTATTCCTCTTCTTAGGACTGAGTGGTGTAACTGGAGTAGGTTCCCACTGTGAAAAAGCATGTAACCCTCGGATGGGAAATTTGGCTCTTGGGAGGAGACTCTGGGCAGATACTACCTGTGGCCGGAACGCCACGGAGCTGTACTGCTCCTACAGCGAGAATGCCGATCTGACTTGTAGGCAGCCCAAGTGCCACAAGTGCAATGCCGCACACCCTCACCTGGCTCACCTGCCCTCCTCCATGGCAGACTCATCCTTCCGGTTTCCTCGCACTTGGTGGCAGTCAGCTGAAGATGCCCACAGGGAGAAGATCCAGCTGGACCTGGAGACTGCATTCTACTTCACCCATCTGATTATGGTGTTTAAGTCACCTAGACCAGCAGTCATGGTTCTAGAGAGATCTCAAGATTTTGGGAAAACTTGGAAACCTTACAAGTATTTTGCCGCCAATTGCTCTGCTACCTTTGGCCTCGAGGATGATGTTGTCGAGAAAGGAGCCATTTGTACTTCCAGATACTCCAGTCCCTTTCCCTGTACCCAAGGAGAGGTAAGAACATTCAattaattctaccttttaaataaagtttaaaaaaaaaaaagaaggttatTAGCACGCACACACACATCACGAGTGTCACTATATTTAAAGTCTGGGTGCATTTAAAATCAAGGGATGTTAATGGCACAGATCAAGTCAGTGTTTCTTTTTCCCAATTAGCCTCCACATTTCCCCCCAAGACGATCATTGTCAATGTAGATGGCCCATTAGACTAGATTTTTTCCGTCAGAGAAAgggatttaaagcattttattttttaaaaaaattaaaaacaccaGCTCCCGATCTAAATGTTTCTTTTAAGACAGTGGTTACTAATTATTACATCAACAGAATGACCTAGTGTGTTTCTAAAAAGGGGCATGAATTTACTGAGACACTGTGTTCTTGGATCCTTTGCAAGCATCTTCCCTAAGCTGGTAACATAAATaggaagtaaataaaaacaaagctaacaaggggggaaGGACTCATGTTTGTTAAAAGAATAACATTGGATGACAATGAAGTCTTACTGTTAAGATTGCAAGACTGTTGCAAATAAGGGATAGAACAGAACAGATAAAGCCTACtcttcagtttaaaaaatatttgaattttgagaAGCTTCTTTTAAGGCACAAACTTTCTCTTCTGGCATATACCTTAATTTCAACTCAATAACATGGACCTAGTCTTGTCCAGAAATTCCTTGGAAGAAACATAATACGATGGAAAGAAGGTTAtatctggagtcagagggcctaGATTCATATCTGGGCTCTGTTACCACCCTGGAACTCAATCAGCATCCATTCAGTTAGTAATGGACTCGATTTCTGTATGGCTTCCCCCCGAACCCTCTTTATTCCTCAGTTCCCTGGTCTGTTTTAGCTTGAAAAGTGAGTAAGAATCAGTCTGTTTCATTCAGTGAGATGTCCCAGGGAAACatttcaaacccatcagtgataTGGGAGACCCCTTTAAAAAAGTGTTctacaaaagaaaccaagaaaagaaaatggaaatagattaTCAAGATGATCAGTGGCGACATACTTCAACATGATAGATATTGAAATTTTGattctctaaaagaaaaaaaagggagggacaAGAATCATTCTAGCTGGGCCATAAGAAGTTAATTTGCATTAGTAGTTCATTTTTAGTGTTCAGTCAAGTTTAGTGTTCAGTCAAGAGATATCAAGGATCCATGATATTTTGGAGATATATATACTCCTTCCACTGACACCAATTAgtaaattgtcttccagaattgCCGTGGTGAAAAAGGACTTCATCATGTGGCCAACCTGGTGATGAACCTTTCAGAATTTTGCAATCTTGGTCCTCAGGCAGCAGACAGATAGTCCATTACCAAGTCTGAATTGGAAGCCTCTCCAGTTTGGTAGGACCTGCCTCAGCTTGAGCTCTGCAGGCATTGTCTTCAGGAATGCAAGGTCACCTCCATGCCAGCAGGAGGCATTAGATCAATCAGCCTATACTACTTTAAGCCAAAGGAGACTTATTTTAACCAATGTTAACACTTGATTGCAGCCACATGAGCATAATTTTGATTGAAACTAATACCTTACAGGAtacagtttgattttttttctgttgcaaTAGGATGGACTAAATTTCAGTTGCAAACACTAAGTACTCTCTAAGACATTACTTCCATCCATATACAAAACCATCATCAAAGTTTCTGTCCCAAGGCACAACCCAAAACAACATAGACAAGCATCACAGG
It encodes the following:
- the LOC123254291 gene encoding netrin-4-like encodes the protein MGSCARLLLFWGCSAVAAGLSGVTGVGSHCEKACNPRMGNLALGRRLWADTTCGRNATELYCSYSENADLTCRQPKCHKCNAAHPHLAHLPSSMADSSFRFPRTWWQSAEDAHREKIQLDLETAFYFTHLIMVFKSPRPAVMVLERSQDFGKTWKPYKYFAANCSATFGLEDDVVEKGAICTSRYSSPFPCTQGEVRTFN